One Janthinobacterium sp. TB1-E2 genomic region harbors:
- a CDS encoding leucyl aminopeptidase yields the protein MDFSIKAFDTKSTLGTAKSGCIAVAVFENKKLSPAAKSLDSKGAISAALKSGDISGKPGSTLLLRAVDGVAAERVLLVGMGSDDTVSEKSFTTGVQAALKAFGSLGTADAIIALPLAEVKERDVNWAIRCVVQAAHDSEYRCDSQKSKKDPAPAGVRKIVLAAPATAATRGALAQAIAIANGSDLTRNLGDLPANIANPTYLANTAKQLAKDYKFEVEVLDRKQLEALKMGSFLSVTNGSEQPPKFIVLKHMGGKAKDAPVVLVGKGITFDTGGISIKAGPGMDEMKYDMCGAASVLGTFRAIGEMNLKLNVIGVIAACENMPSGRATKPGDIVTSMNGLTIEVLNTDAEGRLVLCDALTYAERFKPAAVVDIATLTGACVVALGHHNSGLFTRSDAAHDQLANELLAAGKQSSDTAWRMPIEEAYNEQLKSNFADLANIGTPGGGSVTAAAFLENFTKKYTWAHLDIAGTAWKSGGAKGATGRPVPLLTTFLINRV from the coding sequence ATGGACTTTAGCATAAAAGCATTCGATACCAAGAGCACCCTCGGCACGGCCAAAAGCGGATGCATCGCGGTTGCGGTATTCGAAAACAAAAAACTGTCGCCAGCGGCAAAATCGCTGGACAGCAAGGGTGCGATTTCGGCTGCGCTGAAGTCCGGCGACATCAGCGGCAAGCCTGGCAGCACCTTGCTGCTGCGCGCAGTCGATGGCGTCGCCGCCGAACGTGTTCTGCTGGTAGGCATGGGCAGCGATGATACTGTCAGCGAAAAAAGCTTCACAACCGGCGTACAAGCCGCACTGAAGGCCTTCGGCTCGCTGGGCACTGCGGACGCCATTATCGCATTACCGCTGGCTGAAGTGAAAGAGCGCGACGTAAATTGGGCAATCCGTTGCGTGGTGCAAGCCGCCCACGACAGCGAATACCGCTGCGACTCGCAAAAAAGCAAAAAAGATCCGGCGCCAGCAGGCGTGCGCAAGATCGTCCTGGCCGCTCCCGCAACGGCAGCGACGCGCGGCGCGCTGGCGCAAGCCATCGCCATCGCCAACGGTTCCGACCTGACGCGCAACTTGGGCGACCTGCCGGCGAACATCGCCAACCCGACCTACCTGGCCAACACGGCCAAGCAGTTGGCCAAGGATTACAAGTTCGAAGTCGAAGTGCTGGACCGCAAACAGCTCGAAGCGCTGAAAATGGGCAGCTTCCTGTCCGTCACCAACGGCAGCGAACAGCCGCCGAAATTCATCGTCCTGAAGCACATGGGCGGCAAGGCCAAGGATGCGCCAGTGGTCCTGGTCGGCAAAGGCATCACCTTCGACACGGGCGGCATTTCGATCAAGGCCGGTCCTGGCATGGATGAAATGAAGTACGACATGTGCGGCGCCGCTTCGGTGCTGGGCACCTTCCGCGCCATCGGCGAAATGAACCTGAAGCTGAACGTCATCGGCGTCATCGCCGCGTGCGAAAACATGCCGTCGGGCCGCGCCACCAAGCCGGGCGACATCGTCACCTCCATGAACGGCCTGACCATCGAAGTGCTGAACACGGACGCCGAAGGCCGTCTGGTGCTGTGCGACGCGCTGACCTACGCCGAACGCTTCAAGCCGGCAGCCGTCGTCGATATCGCCACCCTGACGGGCGCTTGCGTCGTGGCCCTGGGCCACCACAACAGCGGCCTGTTTACGCGCAGCGATGCGGCGCATGACCAGCTGGCCAATGAATTGCTGGCAGCGGGCAAGCAGTCGAGCGACACGGCATGGCGCATGCCGATCGAAGAGGCGTACAACGAGCAGCTGAAGTCGAACTTCGCCGACTTGGCCAACATCGGCACGCCAGGCGGCGGTTCGGTGACGGCAGCGGCCTTCCTGGAAAACTTCACCAAGAAGTACACCTGGGCGCATCTGGACATCGCCGGCACGGCGTGGAAATCGGGCGGCGCAAAAGGCGCGACCGGCCGTCCAGTTCCACTCTTGACGACGTTCCTGATCAACCGCGTGTAA